The Methanosphaera stadtmanae DSM 3091 genome includes a window with the following:
- the surE gene encoding 5'/3'-nucleotidase SurE codes for MNILITNDDGLTSNGIIAARNSVEDLGQTTLVAPLTQQSGVGHAITLMKPLRAIKTELSDKTYGYAVTGTPTDCVILAVKSIMDKKPDLIISGMNIGENLSRSITTSGTLGATFEAASFGIPAIAVSLQVNREDLKFRTGVNFIDYSHAESIVNKLAKKVIKHGMPEGVDILNLNIPANPDSDEIIQSNFADRMFSTDVEKRIDPYGHPYYWIVGDLIDDGIEGTDVHTLHILNQPAVTPISIDMDAQVNISKWLD; via the coding sequence ATGAATATCTTAATAACAAATGACGATGGCTTAACATCTAATGGAATTATTGCTGCAAGAAACTCTGTAGAAGATCTTGGACAAACAACATTGGTAGCACCATTAACTCAACAAAGTGGTGTAGGTCATGCAATAACATTAATGAAACCATTAAGAGCAATTAAAACAGAATTAAGTGATAAAACATATGGATATGCTGTTACAGGAACTCCAACAGATTGTGTTATTCTTGCTGTAAAAAGCATCATGGATAAAAAACCTGATCTAATTATTTCTGGTATGAATATTGGTGAAAATTTATCTAGATCAATTACCACATCTGGAACTCTTGGAGCAACTTTTGAAGCGGCTTCATTTGGAATTCCTGCAATTGCAGTATCATTACAAGTAAATAGGGAAGATTTAAAATTTAGAACAGGTGTTAATTTTATAGATTACTCTCATGCAGAATCAATAGTTAATAAACTAGCAAAAAAAGTAATAAAACATGGCATGCCTGAAGGAGTGGATATTTTAAATTTAAATATACCTGCAAACCCTGATTCTGATGAAATTATACAGTCTAACTTTGCAGATAGAATGTTTTCAACTGATGTTGAAAAAAGAATAGATCCATATGGACATCCATATTATTGGATTGTAGGCGATTTAATTGATGATGGTATTGAAGGAACAGATGTACATACATTACATATTTTAAATCAACCTGCAGTAACACCAATTTCAATAGATATGGATGCACAAGTAAATATATCCAAATGGTTAGATTAA